Proteins from one Staphylococcus sp. IVB6214 genomic window:
- a CDS encoding aspartate carbamoyltransferase catalytic subunit encodes MKHLVSMANLSIEEMQHLIDTAIQYKTGAVQPSLNGTYIANLFFENSTRTKCSFEMAEQRLDMKRINFDTATSSVNKGESLYDTCRTLQSIGCDALVIRHQENDYYNQLLEMGIPIINAGDGSGQHPTQSLLDLMIIYEEFGRFEGLKVVICGDIKNSRVARSNYHSLTSLGADVVFSSPEIWQDDDMPGEYVALDEVISDVDIVMLLRVQHERHGDGEQGFEANAYHEQYGLSQARYDQMKAQAIIMHPAPVNRGVEIADHLVEAPKSRIFKQMENGVYVRMAVLTETIQS; translated from the coding sequence ATGAAGCATCTTGTCTCAATGGCAAACTTATCTATTGAAGAAATGCAGCATCTAATCGATACGGCAATACAATATAAAACAGGTGCCGTTCAACCAAGTTTAAATGGCACATATATTGCCAATCTGTTTTTCGAAAATTCTACACGCACAAAATGTAGTTTCGAGATGGCAGAGCAACGATTGGATATGAAACGTATCAACTTTGATACAGCAACTTCATCTGTGAATAAGGGGGAATCACTGTATGATACATGTCGTACGTTACAAAGCATCGGTTGTGATGCGCTCGTTATCCGTCACCAGGAAAATGATTACTACAATCAACTGTTAGAAATGGGGATACCGATTATTAATGCTGGAGACGGCAGCGGACAACATCCAACACAGAGTTTGCTTGACTTGATGATAATTTATGAAGAATTTGGACGTTTTGAAGGCTTGAAAGTAGTTATTTGTGGTGATATTAAAAATTCACGCGTAGCACGTAGCAATTATCATAGCCTAACGTCACTTGGGGCTGACGTAGTCTTCTCTAGCCCTGAAATTTGGCAAGATGATGACATGCCGGGTGAGTATGTTGCATTAGATGAAGTGATATCAGATGTAGACATTGTCATGTTGTTACGTGTACAACACGAACGACACGGTGATGGTGAACAAGGTTTTGAAGCCAATGCATACCACGAACAGTATGGCTTATCGCAAGCACGCTATGATCAAATGAAGGCGCAGGCGATCATCATGCATCCAGCACCGGTTAATAGAGGTGTTGAAATTGCGGATCACCTTGTAGAAGCACCGAAGTCACGAATTTTTAAGCAAATGGAAAACGGCGTATACGTTCGTATGGCTGTATTAACTGAAACAATACAATCTTAA
- a CDS encoding ATP-binding cassette domain-containing protein translates to MIKLQNINKSFGHKRIFENFDLTIQQGDFVVIHGASGKGKSTLLNIIGLLENPDSGTITFKDKVIQKEKDKLPFKRDDIAYVYQHYGLLENESVLKNLTLPLNVHKKDQARIEEVMTRVGLANLPLNTKVYTCSGGEQQRIAIARAILKNPSVIIADEPTGNLDDRNSDTVIEIFKALNASGVTVVLATHEPMYFDIGSKEIDLDAIII, encoded by the coding sequence ATGATTAAGTTACAAAATATTAATAAGTCGTTCGGTCACAAGCGCATTTTTGAAAATTTTGATTTAACAATTCAACAAGGCGACTTTGTTGTTATACATGGTGCCAGTGGAAAAGGAAAGTCAACGTTATTGAATATTATTGGCTTATTGGAAAATCCTGATTCAGGTACAATTACGTTTAAAGATAAAGTGATACAAAAAGAGAAAGATAAGTTACCCTTTAAACGTGATGATATCGCTTATGTGTATCAACACTATGGCCTGTTAGAAAATGAATCTGTGTTGAAGAATTTAACGTTGCCTTTGAATGTGCATAAAAAAGATCAAGCACGTATCGAAGAAGTGATGACACGTGTAGGATTAGCAAACTTACCACTCAATACAAAAGTTTATACGTGTAGTGGTGGGGAGCAACAGCGCATTGCTATTGCACGTGCAATTTTAAAAAATCCGAGTGTTATTATCGCTGACGAGCCGACAGGTAATTTAGATGACCGCAACAGCGATACCGTGATTGAGATATTTAAAGCATTGAATGCATCAGGTGTTACGGTTGTATTAGCGACACATGAGCCTATGTATTTTGATATTGGTAGTAAAGAAATTGATTTAGATGCCATTATAATTTGA
- a CDS encoding solute carrier family 23 protein → MENEQMFKRTVQPVLDVNEKPKAGQWAFLSLQHLFAMFGATVLVPFLTGLPVSSALLASGIGTLLYILITKGKIPAYLGSSFAFITPIITGLSTNSLGDMLVALFMSGVMYIIIGIAIRFSGTNWLMHLLPPVVVGPVIMVIGLSLAPTAVNMAMFENSSAMKDYNLTYVAVAGITLIVTLLVQGFAKGFFSLIPVLIGIVTGYITAILFGIVDFKPVAEAKWFQFPDIYIPFADYQPSLHLGLIAVMLPIVFVTVSEHIGHQMVINKIVGRNFFKDPGLHRSIIGDGVSTMFSSIIGGPPSTTYGENIGVLAITRIYSIYVIGGAAVIAIILGFVGKFTALVSSIPTPVMGGVSILLFGTIAASGLRMIVESQVDFAKNRNLVIASVILVIGIGNMMLNLSDVGVNLTIEGMALSATAGIILNLLLPKGKN, encoded by the coding sequence ATGGAAAATGAACAAATGTTTAAACGTACAGTACAACCTGTACTCGATGTGAATGAAAAACCGAAAGCAGGGCAATGGGCGTTTTTAAGCTTACAACATTTATTTGCAATGTTTGGAGCGACGGTATTAGTACCATTCTTAACTGGATTACCTGTGTCATCTGCGTTGCTCGCATCAGGGATTGGGACACTGTTATATATTTTAATCACAAAAGGGAAAATTCCTGCGTATCTCGGATCAAGTTTCGCATTTATTACGCCGATTATCACAGGCTTGAGTACGAATAGTCTTGGCGATATGTTAGTGGCACTCTTCATGAGTGGTGTGATGTACATCATTATCGGGATTGCAATCCGCTTCAGTGGTACGAACTGGTTGATGCATTTGTTACCACCAGTTGTTGTAGGACCGGTGATTATGGTTATTGGTTTGAGCTTGGCACCAACTGCCGTTAATATGGCAATGTTTGAAAATTCAAGTGCAATGAAAGATTATAACTTAACGTATGTTGCAGTTGCCGGGATCACATTAATTGTGACATTACTTGTACAAGGATTTGCAAAAGGATTCTTCTCACTTATCCCAGTTTTGATTGGGATTGTCACAGGTTATATCACAGCGATCCTTTTCGGAATTGTTGACTTCAAACCAGTCGCAGAAGCAAAATGGTTCCAATTCCCAGATATTTACATTCCATTCGCAGACTATCAACCATCATTGCACCTTGGACTTATCGCTGTTATGTTACCAATCGTATTCGTTACAGTAAGTGAACATATCGGTCACCAAATGGTTATTAACAAAATTGTTGGACGTAACTTCTTCAAAGATCCTGGGTTACATCGTTCAATCATTGGTGACGGTGTATCTACGATGTTCTCAAGTATTATAGGTGGACCACCGAGCACGACGTATGGTGAAAATATCGGAGTACTGGCAATCACGAGAATTTACAGTATCTATGTTATCGGTGGAGCGGCAGTTATTGCTATCATCTTGGGATTTGTTGGCAAGTTCACGGCGCTCGTATCTTCTATTCCTACGCCGGTTATGGGTGGGGTGTCCATCCTATTGTTCGGTACGATTGCAGCAAGTGGGTTACGCATGATTGTTGAAAGCCAAGTTGATTTTGCGAAAAACCGTAACTTAGTCATAGCATCAGTTATCTTAGTCATCGGTATTGGTAACATGATGTTGAACTTATCAGATGTTGGTGTGAACTTGACGATTGAAGGAATGGCATTATCGGCAACAGCAGGTATCATCTTAAACTTATTACTACCAAAGGGTAAGAATTAG
- a CDS encoding lactococcin 972 family bacteriocin, whose product MKKSILLSSLLALGISGLGSIANADEGSSNGGSENVDNYNGLVRSEILDQPSNQDSTVFKYIAAGPVNGGYWIRGTNSAYVISRYKHYKKEARASVVNGKGGYNGTPWHKPGSLATAKLKKTKHGNKAYYDHK is encoded by the coding sequence ATGAAAAAATCAATTCTTTTATCTTCACTCTTAGCACTTGGCATTTCAGGACTTGGTAGCATTGCAAATGCAGATGAAGGAAGTAGCAATGGTGGTTCAGAAAATGTAGACAACTATAACGGTTTAGTTCGCTCAGAAATTTTAGATCAACCTTCAAACCAAGACAGCACAGTTTTCAAGTATATTGCGGCTGGACCGGTGAATGGTGGTTATTGGATTCGTGGCACTAATAGCGCGTATGTCATTTCCAGATATAAACATTATAAAAAAGAGGCAAGAGCATCTGTTGTTAATGGTAAAGGAGGCTATAATGGTACTCCTTGGCATAAACCAGGTTCTTTAGCAACTGCAAAACTAAAGAAAACAAAACATGGCAACAAAGCATATTATGATCATAAATAA
- a CDS encoding dihydroorotase, translating to MKLIKNAQILEAGSLKKVDVLIEGKKVKQIAPEIEVTDEMTVIEAKGQFLAPGFVDVHVHLREPGGEHKETIETGTLAAARGGFTTVCPMPNTKPVPDSIENMERLNQLISDNAHVRVLPYAAITERQAGKQHVDFKALTEEGAFAFTDDGVGVQEAAMMYEAMQKAKEQGKAIVAHCEDNSLIYGGAMHEGKRSAELGIPGIPNICESVQIARDVLLSEATGCHYHVCHVSTKESVRVIRDAKRAGIHVTAEVTPHHLLLTEDDVPGDDAMYKMNPPLRSQADKTALIEGLLDGTIDCIATDHAPHAADEKAQTMTRAPFGIVGSETAFPLLYTHYVKTGEWTLQQLVDYLTIKPAETFNLPYGRLAEGELADLTLINLEDEYEIKAEDFLSKATNTPFLGEKVYGNPVLTMVEGDIRYEGEHA from the coding sequence ATGAAATTAATTAAAAATGCACAAATTTTAGAAGCAGGATCATTGAAAAAGGTAGATGTCTTAATCGAAGGTAAAAAGGTAAAACAAATTGCACCAGAGATCGAAGTGACAGATGAGATGACAGTGATTGAAGCAAAAGGGCAATTTTTAGCACCAGGATTTGTCGATGTTCATGTTCATTTAAGAGAGCCGGGTGGCGAGCATAAAGAAACGATTGAAACAGGAACTTTAGCAGCTGCACGTGGTGGTTTTACAACGGTATGTCCAATGCCAAATACAAAGCCTGTCCCAGACTCAATAGAGAATATGGAACGATTGAATCAATTAATATCAGATAATGCACATGTTCGTGTATTACCATACGCAGCGATCACAGAACGTCAAGCAGGAAAACAACATGTAGACTTCAAAGCTTTAACTGAAGAAGGAGCATTTGCGTTTACAGATGACGGTGTCGGTGTACAAGAAGCGGCAATGATGTATGAGGCAATGCAAAAAGCGAAAGAACAAGGTAAAGCAATCGTGGCACACTGTGAAGATAATAGCTTGATTTACGGTGGCGCAATGCACGAAGGGAAACGCAGTGCAGAATTAGGCATTCCAGGTATCCCAAATATTTGTGAGTCAGTCCAAATTGCACGTGACGTCTTACTCAGTGAAGCAACAGGCTGTCATTATCATGTTTGTCACGTTTCTACAAAGGAAAGTGTGCGTGTGATTCGTGATGCAAAACGTGCAGGTATTCATGTGACGGCAGAAGTAACACCACACCACTTGTTATTAACAGAAGATGATGTACCGGGTGATGATGCGATGTATAAAATGAATCCACCGTTACGTAGTCAAGCGGATAAAACAGCATTGATCGAAGGCTTATTGGATGGCACGATTGATTGTATCGCAACAGATCATGCACCACATGCGGCAGATGAAAAAGCACAAACGATGACACGTGCACCATTCGGTATTGTCGGTAGTGAAACAGCATTCCCATTATTGTATACACATTATGTGAAAACAGGAGAGTGGACATTACAACAATTGGTTGATTACTTAACCATCAAACCGGCGGAAACATTCAACTTACCATACGGTCGTTTGGCAGAAGGTGAACTCGCTGACTTAACATTAATCAACTTGGAAGATGAATATGAGATTAAAGCAGAAGACTTCTTATCAAAAGCAACAAACACACCATTTTTAGGTGAGAAGGTTTATGGTAACCCAGTATTAACAATGGTAGAAGGCGACATTCGATATGAGGGGGAACACGCATAA
- a CDS encoding RluA family pseudouridine synthase, giving the protein MEQHQFTIEDAAHHLQRIDKVLPGFNSEWSRSQIQDWIKEGLVAVNGKPVKSNYKLKLDDQVVVTEKEVIEADIQPENLNLDIYYEDEDVAIVYKPKGMVVHPSAGHYSGTLVNGLMYQIKDLSGINGEIRPGIVHRIDKDTSGLLMIAKNDVAHRALVEQLMAKTVTRKYTALVHGHIPHEFGTIDAPIGRNKNDRQSMAVEDDGKPAVTHFNVLENFKNHTLVSCQLETGRTHQIRVHMKYIGYPLVGDPKYGPKKTPDIGGQALHAGVIGFEHPRTGEYIERTAPLPESFESVIEQARREEI; this is encoded by the coding sequence ATGGAACAACATCAATTTACAATAGAAGATGCAGCACATCATCTACAACGTATAGATAAGGTTTTACCCGGATTCAATAGTGAATGGTCACGCAGTCAGATTCAAGATTGGATCAAAGAAGGCTTGGTTGCAGTGAATGGCAAACCAGTCAAATCAAACTATAAATTAAAGTTAGATGACCAAGTGGTTGTCACAGAAAAAGAAGTTATCGAAGCAGATATTCAACCAGAAAATCTAAACTTAGATATCTACTATGAAGATGAAGATGTTGCCATCGTATATAAACCAAAAGGTATGGTGGTACACCCATCAGCAGGGCACTACTCAGGAACACTTGTAAATGGCTTGATGTATCAAATTAAAGACTTGTCAGGGATCAACGGTGAGATTCGACCAGGTATTGTTCATCGTATTGATAAAGATACGTCAGGTTTACTGATGATTGCGAAAAACGATGTCGCACACCGTGCACTCGTAGAACAATTAATGGCAAAAACAGTCACACGAAAGTATACTGCACTTGTACACGGGCATATTCCGCATGAATTCGGTACAATCGATGCGCCAATTGGACGCAATAAAAATGATCGCCAATCAATGGCTGTTGAAGATGATGGTAAACCAGCTGTAACGCACTTCAATGTTTTGGAAAACTTTAAAAACCATACGTTGGTATCTTGCCAATTAGAAACAGGTCGTACACACCAAATTCGTGTACATATGAAGTATATTGGCTATCCATTAGTGGGTGATCCGAAATATGGTCCGAAGAAAACACCGGATATTGGTGGACAAGCACTTCATGCAGGTGTGATTGGTTTTGAACATCCACGTACGGGCGAATACATTGAACGTACAGCACCATTACCTGAGTCATTTGAATCCGTGATTGAACAAGCACGACGTGAAGAAATATAG
- the pyrR gene encoding bifunctional pyr operon transcriptional regulator/uracil phosphoribosyltransferase PyrR: protein MTSRIILDESAINRTVTRIAHEILEYNKGSENLVLLGVKTRGEFLAKRIQQKIQQIEDVQVPTGTIDITSFRDDKHTRHVVNDKTYQIDTDLTDRVVIIVDDVLYTGRTVRASLDAILLHSRPKKIGLATLVDRGHRELPIRADFVGKNIPTSRDESVNVYLTETDDRNAVEIT, encoded by the coding sequence TTGACAAGTCGTATTATTTTAGATGAATCTGCAATCAATCGTACAGTCACACGCATTGCGCATGAAATTTTAGAATACAACAAAGGCTCTGAAAATCTTGTGTTACTCGGTGTGAAAACACGTGGTGAATTTTTGGCAAAACGCATTCAACAAAAAATTCAGCAGATTGAAGATGTGCAAGTGCCAACGGGAACAATTGATATTACAAGTTTTCGTGATGATAAGCATACACGTCATGTTGTCAATGACAAGACGTATCAAATTGATACAGATTTGACGGATCGTGTAGTGATTATTGTGGATGATGTACTATATACTGGAAGAACTGTACGTGCTTCATTAGATGCGATTTTGTTACACAGTCGTCCGAAGAAGATTGGATTAGCAACTTTGGTTGACCGTGGACATCGTGAGTTACCAATCCGCGCAGACTTCGTAGGGAAGAATATCCCGACGTCACGTGATGAATCCGTGAATGTGTATTTAACAGAAACAGACGATCGCAATGCGGTTGAAATTACATAA
- the lspA gene encoding signal peptidase II produces the protein MKRQYYIGLSLIIFFIVVIADQLTKWVIATQMTIGESFNVIPHFLNITSHRNDGAAWGILSGQMFFFYLITIVIIIALIIFYIKEAQNHMTMQVAITLLLAGAMGNFIDRVLNGEVVDFVDTVIFGYDFPIFNIADASLTIGVAILVILLLTDKTNDKRKV, from the coding sequence ATGAAACGACAATATTATATCGGGTTATCACTTATCATATTTTTCATCGTAGTCATTGCAGATCAATTAACGAAGTGGGTCATTGCGACACAGATGACGATTGGTGAATCGTTCAATGTCATTCCGCACTTCCTAAATATTACATCACATCGTAATGATGGTGCAGCATGGGGTATTTTAAGTGGACAAATGTTTTTTTTCTACTTGATTACGATTGTGATTATCATTGCATTGATTATTTTTTATATCAAAGAAGCTCAGAATCATATGACGATGCAAGTTGCGATTACATTGCTTCTTGCTGGAGCAATGGGGAATTTTATAGATCGTGTATTAAATGGAGAAGTTGTTGACTTTGTCGATACCGTTATTTTTGGCTATGATTTTCCAATTTTTAACATTGCAGATGCAAGTTTAACAATTGGCGTAGCGATTCTTGTTATTCTCCTATTAACAGATAAAACAAACGATAAGAGAAAGGTGTAA
- a CDS encoding carbamoyl phosphate synthase small subunit, which yields MFEKRYIVLEDGTFYSGFKLGSDNLTKGEIVFNTAMTGYQETISDPSYTGQIITFTYPLIGNYGVNYDDFESLTPTLNGVVVKEACAYPSNFRAQKSFDEVLKEYDIPGISGVDTRSITKKIREHGVLKAAFVDNKDEIDEMVETLKAVKLPRTEVPTVSTKTPYVSTGFDKRVVLVDFGKKQNIVRELNARGCEVTVVPYDTSAEEILKMSPDGVMLSNGPGDPDDVKVALDMINGILGKIPFFGICLGHQLFALSQGATSFKMKFGHRGANHPVKDLATGKIALTSQNHGYAIDEASIANTDLEITHIALNDGTVEGLKHKTLPAFSVQYHPEACPGPTDSNYLFDQFIDMMEENKQKERVHNA from the coding sequence ATGTTTGAGAAACGTTATATTGTTCTAGAAGACGGTACATTTTATTCAGGTTTTAAGTTAGGTTCAGATAACTTAACAAAAGGTGAAATTGTATTTAACACAGCAATGACAGGATACCAAGAGACGATTTCGGATCCTTCTTATACAGGACAAATTATCACATTCACGTATCCATTAATCGGAAACTACGGTGTGAACTACGACGACTTCGAATCACTGACTCCGACATTAAATGGCGTTGTCGTGAAAGAAGCGTGTGCATACCCAAGTAACTTCCGTGCGCAAAAGTCATTTGATGAAGTACTTAAAGAATATGACATTCCGGGTATTAGCGGTGTAGATACACGTAGCATTACGAAAAAAATTCGTGAGCATGGTGTACTGAAAGCAGCATTTGTTGATAACAAAGATGAAATTGATGAAATGGTTGAGACACTAAAAGCAGTGAAGCTTCCAAGAACAGAGGTGCCGACCGTATCAACGAAAACGCCATATGTCTCAACAGGTTTTGACAAGCGTGTGGTACTTGTAGACTTCGGTAAGAAACAAAATATCGTTCGTGAATTAAATGCACGTGGTTGTGAAGTCACAGTTGTACCTTATGACACATCGGCAGAAGAAATTTTGAAAATGTCTCCGGATGGGGTGATGTTATCAAACGGACCTGGGGATCCAGATGATGTCAAAGTTGCGCTAGACATGATTAACGGTATTCTTGGCAAAATTCCATTCTTCGGTATTTGCTTAGGACATCAGTTGTTTGCACTCTCTCAAGGAGCCACTTCATTCAAAATGAAGTTCGGTCACCGTGGTGCCAACCATCCTGTAAAGGACTTAGCAACTGGCAAGATCGCTTTAACGAGTCAAAACCATGGTTATGCGATTGATGAAGCATCGATTGCGAATACGGATCTTGAAATTACACATATCGCTTTGAATGATGGAACAGTAGAAGGTTTGAAACATAAAACATTGCCTGCATTCTCAGTTCAATATCACCCAGAAGCATGTCCGGGTCCAACAGATTCTAACTATCTATTCGATCAATTTATTGACATGATGGAAGAAAATAAACAAAAGGAGCGCGTTCATAATGCCTAA
- a CDS encoding DUF1430 domain-containing protein, with translation MKKIILFLCVAISLTLSLIVIDSAKSNAFYNHIEKDTKKINFYFDTVPKKHAKDAWSYFTYLSKKYNVEITKVTYVNDYKILINTTDHQLRQEAGKNKNLKLFDSELQIKVFPLNKTNLTEEGIYYLKGNEDGVRQVNTLINQNVGSTYIMDHSFFDSLSLDFFSTFLTVFLIVLLFAVLLHDLLNQKEQLKILYDLGYRKSQIVKFIIHGLSKYIWIYIVSSMILALLSYIMIYKDTYIHIALFIVILIEVLLIVLLSIFITVIVHFFVIHYARNSHSFSKYVLITMYMMISVIAIVLVTMSTLQIISNYKDYQKQIVSLKHWDITQNIYTTNMYEVGQVKNRSIDKAISVKTKNYFLSSDSQGFIVDIENFYFDGNYFLYQLNAKENADIESNGKTIVIDMHYLKRHPIKTNQGDNVMRYMQKEDKTLNILVPIKLKRYEQKIKTNFREYFTFKKNIEHRRKGIDPSLNINIIWVKNDTDYFTYNAEIGGAKNTVVAPIAVIETGNLDPLDYEHYYSNDYYFKSYLDNPYETIHEGLKKHKLDGVIRSVTSVYDTKVDIVKELQKEIYKYTGLALLTSITFILTTLTFIQIYFKSFQFLIFLKRTLGYSYWSIHKWMILFIVSLHVFMGVLLLPSHNIIAISVFWAITMIELLSVVYTFMKLNRENVNLVLKGKKDD, from the coding sequence ATGAAAAAAATCATTTTATTTTTATGTGTGGCAATTTCATTGACATTGAGTTTGATAGTGATAGATTCGGCTAAATCGAATGCTTTTTATAATCATATTGAGAAAGACACTAAAAAGATTAACTTTTATTTTGATACTGTCCCTAAAAAACATGCTAAAGATGCATGGTCATATTTTACATATTTATCAAAGAAATATAATGTCGAAATAACAAAAGTTACATATGTTAATGATTATAAAATATTGATTAATACAACAGATCATCAATTAAGACAAGAAGCAGGCAAAAATAAAAATTTAAAACTTTTTGATAGTGAATTACAGATTAAAGTTTTCCCTTTAAATAAAACGAATCTTACCGAAGAAGGAATATATTATTTAAAAGGGAATGAGGATGGTGTTCGACAAGTAAATACACTCATAAATCAAAATGTAGGATCGACATATATTATGGATCATTCATTTTTTGATAGCTTGTCCTTAGACTTCTTTAGTACTTTTTTAACAGTGTTTTTAATCGTGCTATTATTCGCTGTACTGTTGCATGATTTATTAAATCAAAAAGAACAATTAAAGATTCTTTATGATTTAGGATACCGAAAATCTCAAATTGTAAAATTTATAATTCATGGCTTATCTAAATATATATGGATATATATAGTATCCAGTATGATTTTGGCACTATTAAGTTATATTATGATATACAAAGATACCTACATTCATATTGCATTATTTATTGTTATATTGATAGAAGTGTTATTAATTGTATTGTTGTCTATTTTTATCACAGTAATTGTTCATTTTTTTGTGATTCATTACGCTAGAAACAGCCATAGTTTCAGTAAATATGTATTGATAACCATGTATATGATGATTTCAGTAATTGCGATTGTTTTGGTCACAATGTCAACATTGCAGATTATTTCTAACTACAAAGACTATCAAAAACAAATAGTTTCTTTAAAACATTGGGACATTACACAAAATATCTATACAACAAATATGTATGAAGTAGGGCAAGTTAAAAATCGAAGTATAGATAAAGCTATCAGTGTTAAAACTAAGAACTATTTTTTAAGCTCAGATAGCCAAGGGTTCATTGTCGATATTGAAAATTTTTATTTTGATGGTAATTACTTTTTATATCAATTGAATGCAAAAGAGAATGCTGATATTGAATCCAATGGTAAAACTATTGTTATTGATATGCATTATTTAAAAAGACATCCTATTAAAACGAATCAAGGTGATAATGTTATGCGATATATGCAGAAAGAAGACAAAACATTAAATATACTTGTTCCTATTAAATTAAAGCGGTATGAACAAAAAATTAAAACAAACTTTAGGGAATATTTTACATTCAAAAAAAATATTGAACATAGGCGTAAAGGCATAGATCCATCATTAAATATCAACATTATATGGGTAAAAAATGATACAGATTACTTTACGTATAATGCTGAAATTGGTGGGGCTAAGAATACAGTTGTTGCACCAATTGCTGTGATTGAAACAGGAAATTTAGATCCATTAGATTATGAGCATTATTATTCAAATGACTATTATTTTAAAAGTTATTTAGATAATCCGTATGAAACAATCCATGAAGGTTTGAAAAAACATAAACTTGATGGTGTGATTAGAAGCGTAACTTCTGTTTACGACACGAAAGTAGATATTGTAAAAGAGTTGCAGAAGGAAATATACAAATACACAGGACTAGCTTTGTTAACAAGTATTACCTTCATACTTACGACATTGACTTTTATTCAAATCTACTTCAAGTCATTCCAATTTTTAATTTTTCTCAAACGAACTTTGGGGTATAGCTACTGGTCGATTCATAAGTGGATGATACTTTTTATTGTATCTTTACATGTGTTCATGGGAGTTCTTTTGTTGCCGAGTCATAATATCATTGCGATTTCCGTCTTTTGGGCAATCACTATGATTGAATTGTTATCTGTCGTGTACACATTTATGAAGTTAAACCGTGAAAATGTCAATCTCGTATTGAAGGGGAAGAAAGATGATTAA